From one Plasmodium knowlesi strain H genome assembly, chromosome: 11 genomic stretch:
- a CDS encoding phosphatidylcholine-sterol acyltransferase, putative — translation MSTLFLLIALWHFLMPTSVVLGFTPSIRDVANTILFSPYKIIFMNSEKRGHVDSAPYEEKEKLENPPENTEREEATVSVVEAEKEGKKTQGGLEEKKDEAPKAGVAKDNNVEEVAVTTEDASNGGKATKEEGVAKVEDVAVVEEVAKVEDVAAVEEVDKVEEAAEPAEEVIIVEEALKATANKVEPAEKEVTVEKEATVEKEATVEKEATVEKEATVEKEVTVEKEVTVEKAEGKSNEEAARVDDTLKEEKYTFFWRRKPNKNKKKETKKKGSNDVSQEKDRKKLPTTFLLPGVGGSTLIAEYKDAMIHSCSSNLLNSKPFRIWISLTRLFSITSNVYCTFDTLRLVYDSEKKMYSNQPGVNITVEDYGHLKGIDYLDYINNTGIGVTKYYNTIASHFLSKGYVDGESIIGAPYDWRYPLYQQDYNLFKDTIEATYERRNGMKVNLVGHSLGGLFINYFLVHIVDKDWKQKYLNSVLYMSSPFKGTVKTIRALLHGNRDFVSFKIKKLIKLSISDSMMKAIGNSVGSLYDLIPYKEYYDHDQVVIIINTDSAPIDDNYMQSIVSECGIYNKDCYLNRTDVKLKVHTLSDWHVLLKDDLMEKYNNHKQYRDRHFSMDHGIPIYCVYSTLKNKSTEYLLFSQKDNLNEELIVYYGIGDGTVPLESLEACNSFYNAKQKKHFENYSHIGILHSAEAVNYVYDSMQTTGGELDDAFDHVTAELTVEGSTEGGNVGGEELNKVPQQGKGNEEMANVPEIRVK, via the coding sequence ATGTCAACTTTATTTCTTCTGATAGCACTATGGCATTTTCTAATGCCGACATCAGTAGTTTTGGGTTTTACGCCATCCATTAGGGATGTAGCCAATACTATCCTGTTTTCCCCCTATAAGATAATATTTATGAATTCAGAGAAAAGGGGCCATGTCGACAGTGCAccttatgaagaaaaagaaaaattggaaaatccACCTGAAAACACAGAACGGGAAGAAGCAACAGTAAGCGTTGTCGAGgcggagaaggaagggaaaaagacgCAAGGAGGTctggaagagaagaaggatgaagCGCCTAAAGCAGGGGTTGCAAAGGACAACAATGTTGAGGAAGTGGCAGTAACAACAGAGGATGCATCAAATGGGGGAAAAGCGACCAAGGAGGAGGGAGTAGCCAAGGTGGAGGATGTTGCCGTAGTTGAAGAAGTAGCCAAGGTGGAGGATGTTGCCGCAGTTGAAGAAGTAGACAAAGTCGAGGAGGCAGCTGAACCAGCTGAGGAAGTAATAATAGTCGAAGAAGCACTTAAAGCAACCGCAAATAAAGTTGAGCCGGCCGAAAAAGAAGTAACAGtcgaaaaagaagcaacagtcgaaaaagaagcaacagtcgaaaaagaagcaacagtcgaaaaagaagcaacagtCGAAAAAGAAGTAACAGTCGAAAAAGAAGTAACAGTCGAAAAAGCCGAAGGAAAGTCAAACGAAGAGGCGGCTCGCGTAGACGACAcattgaaggaagaaaagtatacttttttctggaggagaaaacctaataagaataaaaaaaaagaaacaaaaaagaaaggatcAAATGATGTGTCCCAAGAAAAAGACAGGAAGAAACTACCGACGACCTTTCTACTACCAGGGGTTGGAGGAAGTACACTAATTGCCGAATACAAAGATGCAATGATCCATAGTTGCAGCAGTAATTTGTTAAATTCAAAGCCATTTAGAATATGGATCAGTTTAACTAGACTTTTTTCCATAACGTCAAATGTATACTGTACCTTTGACACCTTGAGGTTAGTGTACGacagtgagaaaaaaatgtattcgaATCAACCAGGAGTTAACATTACGGTGGAAGATTATGGGCATCTTAAGGGCATTGATTATTTGGATTACATTAACAATACTGGCATAGGTGTAACCAAATATTATAACACTATagcttctcattttttgtcTAAAGGTTATGTTGATGGGGAAAGCATTATAGGTGCACCGTACGATTGGCGTTATCCACTGTACCAACAAGATTACAACCTATTCAAAGATACCATAGAAGCAACTTATGAAAGGAGAAACGGGATGAAGGTAAATCTAGTAGGCCATAGTTTAGGGGGattatttataaattatttCCTAGTGCATATAGTTGATAAAGACTGGAAACAGAAGTATTTAAATTCGGTTCTGTATATGAGTTCTCCATTTAAAGGTACCGTGAAAACGATTAGGGCTTTACTCCATGGAAATCGtgattttgtttctttcaaAATTAAGAAATTGATTAAACTGTCTATATCAGATAGTATGATGAAGGCCATTGGGAATTCAGTAGGTTCCTTGTATGACCTCATACCGTATAAGGAATACTATGACCATGATCAGGTTGTAATTATAATTAATACAGATTCTGCACCGATTGATGATAATTATATGCAGTCCATTGTGTCGGAGTGTGGAATATATAATAAGGATTGCTACTTGAACAGAACTGATGTGAAATTAAAGGTGCACACCCTATCAGATTGGCATGTGCTTCTAAAGGATGACCtaatggaaaaatacaatAATCATAAACAATACAGAGACAGGCATTTTTCCATGGACCATGGCATACCCATATATTGTGTGTATAGTACCCTTAAAAATAAGAGCACCGAATATTTGCTGTTTTCTCAGAAGGATAACTTAAACGAGGAGCTTATTGTTTATTACGGAATAGGTGACGGAACTGTGCCCCTCGAAAGTTTAGAAGCATGCAATAGCTTTTACAATGCAAAACAGAAGAAGCATTTTGAGAATTATAGCCATATCGGTATTCTGCACAGTGCGGAGGCTGTCAATTATGTGTACGATTCGATGCAGACCACCGGGGGAGAACTGGACGATGCGTTCGATCATGTTACAGCCGAGTTAACTGTAGAGGGGAGTACTGAAGGAGGTAACGTTGGAGGGGAGGAGCTGAACAAGGTGCCTCAgcagggaaaaggaaatgaagaaatggcAAATGTGCCTGAGATACGCGTCAAGTAA
- a CDS encoding polyadenylate-binding protein 3, putative, translated as MNNTKKSEMVKEKKDVSSSNTTKTLWVGDLDKIKDEVVDENYILHRMFYEFAEDIIKVKLCKEKNSQRHSYAFIEFTNYDMAKYCFDNLNGKWIPGRIHRFKLNWAKYNITENVNTHEKNLDVELDDKGTYSIYVGGLPKGTTKEEIETLFSQFYSSICFVKMIKNVQKNQNTIYCFIHFFNYDECIKALKEMDGYDFRGCKIKVSTSKGVKVNKGGIGANNYYYKNNNYQMNMNSLKGVNMGSYHVDAYGGNYAHGGYTHGNYSQGSYNQAGYPTGNYSQANHHHNSLNSSSNDCANSSSKVENNQTNEEENKNVPEAGVAAPGGVPTGEDPNKNYYMYYQNVNSEMNNPYKLNYYDHISSNVTSYPAYSNTGNHGTPSLSFNSNGYGSEMNYYSGQITQIAQMNNYGNDINHTGNFQGSNGHVNNYTSEFNCVTNYNLTPGKEDEQNHLNYRMGNVNYSSAVNSEDAEDSLKNMKHEKKEGNGNLKNEEMSTEDNIINHMTKKNGMMEGNLNSMNHHYGLNFYNRPCSNNEYSNNCFNPMGLHKTNANGEINYNGSSMGSCHMNDMSSANNYYYNGEAQNLEGRSNQGKNNSRNHSNTNNSTNNGSVDNNETIDNEQSVRKNDFIDNDHSEGMNGNNVEDNK; from the coding sequence ATGAATAACACAAAGAAGAGTGAGATggtaaaggagaagaaggatgtGAGTAGCTCTAACACGACGAAAACCCTGTGGGTAGGGGACctggataaaataaaagacgaAGTGGTAGATGAGAACTATATCTTACACCGTATGTTTTACGAATTTGCTGAAGATataataaaagtaaaattatGCAAGGAAAAGAATTCGCAAAGACATTCCTATGCATTCATAGAATTCACGAATTATGATATGGCCAAGTACTGTTTTGATAATTTAAACGGTAAGTGGATACCTGGAAGGATACACAGGTTTAAATTGAACTGGGCCAAATACAATATAACTGAGAATGTTAATACGCATGAGAAGAATTTAGACGTTGAGCTGGATGATAAGGGTACATATTCTATATACGTTGGGGGATTACCCAAAGGAAcgacaaaggaagaaatcgaAACGCTATTTTCCCAGTTTTATTCCAGTATCTGCTTCGTTAAGATGattaaaaatgtgcagaaaaatcaaaataCAATATATtgctttattcatttttttaattacgaTGAATGTATTAAAgctttaaaagaaatggatgGTTATGATTTTAGGGGCTGTAAAATTAAGGTGAGCACATCTAAGGGGGTAAAAGTAAACAAGGGGGGGATAGGGGCAAACAATTACTACTACAAAAATAACAATTATCAAATGAACATGAACAGTTTGAAAGGAGTGAATATGGGAAGCTACCATGTGGACGCATATGGGGGCAACTACGCCCATGGAGGATACACTCACGGCAACTATTCACAGGGAAGTTACAACCAGGCAGGCTACCCAACCGGGAATTACAGTCAAGCAAACCACCACCACAACAGCCTTAACAGCAGCAGCAACGACTGTGCCAACAGCAGTAGTAAGGTAGAGAACAACCAGacgaatgaagaagaaaataagaacgTCCCTGAAGCTGGAGTAGCAGCCCCTGGGGGGGTGCCTACTGGGGAAGATccaaacaaaaattattatatgtACTACCAAAACGTAAACAGCGAAATGAACAATCCTTATAAGTTAAACTACTACGACCACATAAGCTCCAATGTTACTTCATACCCTGCGTACAGCAACACAGGGAACCATGGGACACCTAGCCTGTCGTTTAATTCGAATGGCTATGGCAGTGAGATGAATTACTACAGTGGACAAATAACTCAAATAGCACAAATGAACAACTACGGAAATGATATCAATCACACGGGTAACTTCCAGGGGAGCAATGGACATGTGAACAATTACACCTCCGAATTCAATTGCGTAACTAATTATAATCTTACCCCTGGAAAGGAGGATGAACAGAATCATCTAAACTACAGAATGGGGAACGTAAATTATTCTTCTGCTGTTAACAGTGAAGATGCTGAAGATAGcctgaaaaatatgaaacatgaaaaaaaggaaggtaatGGGAAcctgaaaaatgaagaaatgtcCACGGAagataatataataaatcatatgacgaaaaaaaatggaatgatggAAGGGAATCTAAACAGCATGAACCACCACTATGGGCTAAACTTTTACAATCGCCCCTGCTCAAACAACGAATATAGTAACAATTGCTTCAATCCAATGGGTCTTCACAAGACTAATgcaaatggagaaattaactataatggcAGTAGTATGGGGAGTTGTCACATGAACGATATGAGCAGCGCAAATAATTATTACTATAATGGGGAAGCGCAGAACCTCGAGGGGAGAAGCAACCAGGGGAAAAACAATAGCAGAAATCATAGCAACACTAACAACAGCACGAACAATGGAAGTGTAGACAACAACGAAACTATTGACAATGAGCAGAGCGTTCGCAAAAATGATTTTATCGATAATGACCACAGCGAAGGCATGAATGGAAATAACGTTGAGGATAATAAGTGA